A stretch of the Duncaniella dubosii genome encodes the following:
- a CDS encoding glycoside hydrolase family 97 protein, translating to MNHQTFLALACMALVANGMSGAEKLTSPDGDISLTFELRDGRPTYFVDFKGKEVIAPSGLGFDLFSESGRNSFDQQGKKAAADALSLKDGFELVNTTRDSVDENWEPVWGEETLIRNNYNEMSVTLRQPAFDRTMVVRFRAYDDGIGFRYEFPGQPNLNYFVIAEENTEFAMTGDHTAYWIPGDYDTQEYNYTKSRLSEIRDLFPSKINPDNASTTPFSPTGVQTALQLKTDDGIYLNIHEAGTIDYPTMHLNLNDTTMTFHSWLTPDNQGRKGYMQTPANTPWRSVIITDDARDILASRLIYNLNDPTKYEDTSWIKPVKYIGVWWEMITGAGSWNYTDDVYSVKLGETDYTKTKPNGRHSANTEKVKRYIDFAAEHGFDQVLVEGWNEGWEDWFGQSKDYVFDFVTPYPDFDLKGLNEYAHSKGVKLMMHHETSGSVRNYERHMEKAYQLMNDYGYNAVKSGYVGNMIPRGEYHYSQWLNNHYLHAVKEAAKHKIMVNAHEASRPTGLARTYPNLIGNESARGTEYQAMGGNDKTHTSILPFTRLQGGPMDYTPGIFEFDLSTFTPGNNSKIASTIPGQLALYVTMYSPLQMAADLPEHYEKHLDAFQFIKDVPVEWERSVYLEAEPMDYVTVARKDKNSDEWYVGSTAGTADRKSEIALSFLDPGRKYEATIYAEAPDANTVDGQTRYTITKKTVTSKSKLSIHELAGGGYAISIKPLS from the coding sequence ACTGACATCTCCCGACGGAGACATATCGCTTACATTCGAACTGCGCGACGGACGCCCTACCTATTTTGTCGATTTCAAAGGCAAGGAAGTTATCGCCCCCTCCGGCCTCGGATTTGACCTGTTCAGCGAATCAGGCCGAAACAGCTTTGACCAGCAGGGAAAGAAAGCCGCAGCCGATGCTCTGTCTCTGAAAGACGGTTTCGAGCTTGTCAACACCACACGCGACAGCGTTGATGAAAACTGGGAACCCGTATGGGGAGAGGAAACACTCATCCGCAACAACTATAACGAGATGTCGGTCACACTGCGCCAGCCTGCTTTCGACCGCACGATGGTGGTACGCTTCCGTGCGTATGACGACGGCATAGGATTCAGATATGAATTTCCCGGCCAGCCCAATCTCAACTATTTTGTCATCGCGGAGGAAAACACGGAATTTGCCATGACCGGCGACCACACCGCCTACTGGATTCCCGGCGACTACGACACCCAGGAATACAACTACACAAAATCGCGTCTGAGCGAAATCCGCGACCTCTTTCCCTCAAAGATCAACCCGGACAACGCCTCGACCACACCTTTCTCACCGACAGGCGTGCAGACGGCACTCCAGCTGAAAACAGACGACGGCATATATCTCAACATCCATGAAGCCGGAACCATCGACTACCCGACCATGCACCTCAACCTCAACGACACAACCATGACTTTCCACTCATGGCTGACTCCCGACAATCAGGGGCGTAAAGGTTATATGCAGACTCCGGCCAACACTCCTTGGCGTTCGGTAATCATCACAGACGATGCCCGAGACATCCTCGCCTCACGCCTCATCTACAACCTCAACGACCCGACAAAGTATGAGGATACCTCTTGGATCAAACCGGTGAAATATATCGGTGTGTGGTGGGAGATGATCACAGGCGCAGGCTCATGGAACTATACCGACGATGTCTACTCCGTGAAACTCGGCGAGACAGACTACACCAAGACAAAGCCAAACGGCCGTCACAGCGCCAATACCGAAAAAGTGAAACGATATATCGACTTCGCGGCCGAACACGGTTTTGACCAAGTGCTCGTAGAAGGCTGGAACGAAGGCTGGGAGGACTGGTTCGGACAGTCGAAGGACTATGTGTTTGACTTCGTGACACCCTATCCCGACTTCGACCTCAAGGGTCTGAACGAATACGCCCATTCAAAAGGCGTGAAACTGATGATGCACCACGAGACCTCCGGCTCTGTCCGCAACTACGAGCGCCATATGGAAAAAGCCTATCAGCTCATGAACGACTACGGTTATAATGCGGTGAAGAGCGGCTATGTCGGCAACATGATTCCACGCGGAGAATATCACTACTCACAGTGGCTCAACAACCATTACCTCCATGCCGTGAAGGAAGCTGCAAAACACAAAATCATGGTCAACGCCCATGAGGCCAGCCGTCCGACCGGTCTCGCCCGCACCTACCCCAACCTCATCGGCAACGAAAGCGCGCGCGGCACGGAATATCAGGCAATGGGCGGCAACGACAAAACACACACCTCCATACTCCCCTTCACACGCCTTCAGGGTGGCCCGATGGACTACACTCCCGGAATCTTCGAATTCGACCTGTCGACCTTCACACCGGGCAACAATTCCAAAATCGCTTCGACCATTCCCGGACAGCTCGCTCTCTATGTGACCATGTACAGTCCCCTACAGATGGCCGCAGACCTTCCCGAGCATTACGAAAAGCATCTCGATGCCTTCCAGTTCATCAAGGATGTTCCCGTCGAGTGGGAACGCTCGGTCTATCTCGAAGCCGAACCGATGGACTATGTGACAGTGGCCCGCAAGGACAAGAACTCCGATGAATGGTATGTCGGCTCAACCGCCGGAACTGCCGACCGGAAGAGCGAGATAGCACTTTCATTCCTTGATCCGGGACGAAAATACGAGGCAACCATCTATGCCGAAGCACCCGATGCAAACACGGTCGACGGACAGACACGCTACACAATCACCAAGAAGACCGTGACTTCGAAATCAAAACTAAGCATCCACGAACTTGCCGGAGGAGGCTATGCGATTTCAATAAAACCGCTTTCATAA
- a CDS encoding thiol protease/hemagglutinin PrtT encodes MRKSLLILSFVGLIGSSVDARTLTPAEALARALDNGKTSATHRAPLRKSPILTVGEQNSPSLYVFDQGSEGYLVVSADDVAAPVLGYSTTGSIDPDNMPDNLRWWLNQYKAEIEAATKNGTPAYSQYSNGDRAPIEPLLKTRWNQGEPYNNDCPQLAGNYTVTGCVATAMAQVMNYHEWPASFNADFSYTWATAQSQLVWKEDNVTFDWANMLDVYTRGQYDTTQAAAVAKLMKACGYSVNMNYDIEQRGGSGAPSISIPLALVNTFGYDKDAHIEFRSFYGLDEWETIIYNNLKECGPVIYSGANGSGAGHCFVCDGYQSDGYFHFNWGWGGVSDGYFRLTALDPSSQGIGGSTDGYNIGQDIVVGIRKPSSDSNSSYIVCEGQFSAEVTSNNVLSISGPFYNFSAVEFIGQLGLRLTDNDGKAIEELFLPLDTISPYSGYGGFSIELTLKAGDYRLYPVYKPYKGQSKIMPTPADHPGYIALHSNGVVITAEVPEVGAYAVEDLKFETPLYQGYGFVVTGNALWTGPLSVSQTIFGVLLTGTTSETTVAIGEQMAQEFSPNSVASPFEYQTTWTQTIPDYSTGIPEGSYYFAMAIADNNSPNGIRLICEPIQVSMLANPGNPVISSPIWSIANATSVTPDNIKVSMVVACSSGYFFNRIPVYVLGPILPGVTTYTPAVFYSDRISLTAGKKEIVDFTIQMPNALPGETYQAFLVNPVDNNELSANRINFTISNQTGISDILADTPRGVSASPNPAYDYTVITAGSEITRIDIASLSGSYVSVPVEIDGSSARIDVTGLATGLYIARVATANGVESVKIIKK; translated from the coding sequence ATGCGAAAATCTTTACTTATCCTCTCGTTTGTTGGCTTGATAGGAAGCTCAGTGGACGCACGCACTCTTACACCGGCCGAGGCTCTCGCAAGGGCGCTCGACAACGGTAAAACATCAGCAACCCACCGCGCTCCGCTACGCAAGTCACCGATCCTGACCGTAGGCGAACAGAATTCGCCTTCGCTCTATGTTTTCGACCAAGGCAGCGAAGGCTACCTCGTGGTATCGGCCGACGACGTTGCCGCTCCCGTGCTCGGCTACAGCACGACCGGCTCTATCGACCCCGACAACATGCCTGACAACCTGCGATGGTGGCTCAATCAGTATAAAGCCGAAATCGAAGCCGCGACCAAAAACGGCACACCGGCCTATTCGCAGTACAGCAACGGCGACCGTGCTCCTATCGAGCCCCTTTTAAAGACCCGCTGGAATCAGGGCGAACCCTACAACAACGACTGCCCTCAGCTTGCCGGCAACTACACAGTGACAGGCTGCGTGGCCACCGCAATGGCTCAAGTGATGAACTATCATGAATGGCCGGCATCGTTCAACGCTGACTTCTCATATACATGGGCAACAGCCCAAAGCCAGCTTGTCTGGAAAGAAGACAACGTAACTTTCGACTGGGCAAACATGCTTGATGTCTACACCCGCGGACAATACGACACCACTCAGGCAGCCGCAGTGGCAAAACTGATGAAAGCATGCGGATACTCGGTCAACATGAACTATGACATCGAGCAACGCGGAGGCTCAGGCGCGCCATCAATCAGCATACCTCTCGCCCTTGTCAACACATTCGGCTACGACAAAGACGCACACATCGAATTCCGCTCTTTCTACGGACTTGACGAATGGGAGACAATCATCTACAACAATCTTAAAGAATGCGGCCCTGTCATCTATTCAGGCGCTAACGGAAGCGGAGCGGGACACTGTTTTGTCTGCGACGGCTACCAGTCTGACGGATATTTCCATTTCAACTGGGGCTGGGGCGGCGTAAGCGACGGCTATTTCCGTCTCACAGCCCTCGACCCTTCGTCGCAGGGCATAGGAGGCAGCACTGACGGCTATAACATCGGTCAGGACATTGTGGTCGGCATCAGAAAGCCGTCGTCTGACTCCAATAGCAGCTACATTGTCTGCGAAGGCCAGTTCAGCGCAGAAGTCACATCGAATAACGTGCTTAGCATCTCCGGCCCGTTCTATAATTTCTCTGCCGTCGAATTTATCGGCCAGCTCGGACTCCGATTAACTGATAATGACGGAAAAGCCATAGAGGAACTCTTTCTGCCTCTTGACACAATAAGTCCATATTCAGGTTATGGCGGATTCTCTATCGAACTTACATTGAAGGCCGGCGACTATCGCTTATATCCGGTTTACAAGCCATACAAAGGCCAGTCTAAAATAATGCCGACCCCCGCCGACCATCCGGGCTACATAGCCCTCCACAGCAATGGTGTTGTAATAACTGCTGAAGTACCCGAAGTCGGAGCATACGCAGTCGAAGATCTTAAATTCGAGACTCCACTCTATCAAGGTTATGGATTCGTGGTCACAGGCAATGCTCTGTGGACAGGACCTCTGAGCGTCTCGCAAACCATTTTCGGTGTACTTCTCACAGGCACAACATCCGAGACAACCGTCGCAATCGGCGAACAAATGGCACAAGAATTCTCCCCCAACAGTGTCGCAAGCCCGTTTGAATATCAGACTACATGGACTCAGACAATCCCCGATTACTCCACAGGCATTCCGGAAGGATCTTACTATTTCGCTATGGCCATCGCTGACAACAATAGCCCCAACGGCATCAGACTGATCTGCGAACCTATTCAGGTCTCCATGCTCGCAAATCCCGGCAACCCGGTGATTTCAAGCCCGATATGGAGCATCGCAAACGCCACCTCTGTCACCCCCGACAATATCAAGGTTTCTATGGTAGTTGCGTGCAGCTCTGGATATTTCTTCAATCGGATTCCTGTCTATGTGCTTGGCCCGATTCTCCCCGGAGTCACCACCTATACACCTGCGGTATTCTATTCCGACCGCATATCTCTTACAGCCGGAAAGAAAGAGATTGTCGACTTTACCATCCAGATGCCTAACGCTCTTCCCGGAGAGACATATCAGGCCTTCCTTGTAAACCCTGTCGACAACAATGAACTTTCCGCCAACCGTATCAATTTCACTATCAGTAACCAGACCGGCATTTCCGACATCCTGGCCGACACACCGCGCGGTGTGAGCGCAAGCCCCAACCCCGCCTATGACTATACGGTCATTACAGCCGGCAGCGAAATCACACGCATCGACATTGCCTCTCTTTCAGGAAGCTATGTTTCGGTTCCTGTCGAAATTGACGGTTCAAGCGCCCGTATCGATGTGACAGGGCTTGCCACCGGTCTCTACATAGCCCGCGTTGCGACTGCCAACGGCGTCGAATCTGTCAAGATTATAAAGAAATAA
- a CDS encoding nucleoside kinase codes for MSNQLKVYCANIGEYLPVNGGMTLSDIYEGIRTRIPFVPVCARVNNKAEDLSFPVFTPKMIEFMPVDSPSGHRCYIRSLCMMLYRTVASIYPGVRLVISHSVSRGYYCRLKGMDVDSEVCARLKEGMRDLVERDLPFERKERLTKDVIEIMKGQGLHEKVKLLETLNELYTVYYRLDGLCDTYNGNLVPRTGMLGVFDLVPYEEGLLLLGPDLADPSRPTIQLSQPKLYRAFTDYLEFNHIIGIRDAGDVNEVAAGSGCAMMINVAEALHTKYIGAIADKITERYHDGGARVVLIAGPSSSGKTTFTKRLAVQLLTNLLKPVMISLDNYFVDRHHTPLDESGDYDYESLFALDLELFNEHLNKLIKGEEVELPYYNFERGEREYRKEVIKLDSNSILLIEGIHGLNPELTRDVDPAMKYRIYVSALTTLAIDDHNWVSTTDNRLLRRIIRDYKYRGTNALETIRRWPSVRRGEEKWIFPYQENADSMFNSSLLFELGVMRDEADKVLRSVPRDVPEYAEAYRLRKFLGYFSPIPSTLIPPNSLLREFLGGSSFHY; via the coding sequence ATGAGCAATCAGCTGAAAGTTTACTGCGCCAATATCGGCGAATATCTGCCTGTCAACGGCGGAATGACTTTAAGTGATATATACGAGGGTATCAGAACGCGTATTCCATTTGTGCCGGTCTGCGCACGTGTCAACAACAAGGCAGAAGACCTTTCGTTTCCAGTCTTCACTCCGAAAATGATTGAGTTTATGCCGGTTGACTCCCCGTCGGGTCATCGTTGCTACATTCGTTCGCTGTGTATGATGCTCTACCGCACGGTGGCTTCCATTTATCCGGGAGTCAGGCTTGTCATAAGCCATTCGGTCTCGCGTGGTTACTATTGCCGTCTGAAGGGCATGGATGTCGACAGCGAGGTGTGTGCCCGTCTGAAGGAAGGAATGCGCGATCTTGTCGAGCGCGATTTGCCTTTTGAGCGCAAGGAGCGTCTTACCAAAGATGTAATCGAGATAATGAAAGGGCAGGGACTTCATGAGAAAGTCAAGCTGCTTGAGACTCTCAATGAGCTGTATACGGTATATTATAGACTTGACGGTCTTTGTGATACTTATAACGGCAATCTTGTTCCGCGGACAGGTATGCTCGGGGTTTTCGATCTTGTGCCCTATGAGGAAGGACTGCTGCTGCTCGGGCCGGATCTGGCCGATCCATCCCGTCCGACCATCCAGCTCTCCCAGCCGAAACTTTACAGGGCTTTTACGGATTATCTTGAGTTCAACCACATCATAGGCATCCGCGATGCCGGTGATGTGAATGAAGTTGCCGCCGGCAGCGGCTGCGCCATGATGATAAATGTGGCCGAGGCTCTCCATACGAAATACATCGGCGCTATCGCCGACAAGATTACAGAGCGCTATCACGATGGAGGCGCGAGGGTGGTTCTGATTGCCGGACCTTCGTCGTCGGGCAAGACCACATTCACCAAACGTCTGGCGGTGCAGTTGCTCACCAATCTGTTGAAGCCGGTGATGATTTCTCTTGACAATTATTTCGTTGACCGCCATCACACGCCTCTCGACGAGAGCGGCGACTATGACTATGAGTCGCTTTTCGCACTTGACCTCGAACTGTTCAATGAGCATCTCAACAAATTGATTAAAGGCGAGGAAGTGGAACTGCCATATTACAATTTTGAACGTGGCGAGAGGGAGTATCGCAAGGAGGTCATAAAACTCGATTCGAATTCCATATTGCTCATAGAGGGTATCCACGGCCTTAATCCCGAACTGACACGCGATGTCGATCCGGCGATGAAATACAGGATTTATGTCTCGGCGCTGACGACACTTGCCATTGATGACCACAATTGGGTGTCGACTACCGACAACCGCCTGTTGCGAAGGATTATCAGGGATTACAAGTATCGTGGGACGAATGCTCTTGAGACAATACGCCGCTGGCCGAGTGTGCGCAGAGGTGAGGAAAAGTGGATTTTCCCTTATCAGGAAAATGCCGATTCCATGTTCAACTCCTCACTGCTCTTTGAGCTTGGAGTCATGCGCGACGAGGCCGATAAGGTGTTGAGAAGTGTGCCGAGAGATGTGCCTGAATATGCCGAAGCCTACCGTCTGCGGAAGTTTCTGGGCTATTTCTCGCCCATTCCTTCGACGCTCATTCCGCCGAATTCGCTGCTACGTGAATTCCTCGGAGGATCTTCGTTCCATTATTGA
- the pheT gene encoding phenylalanine--tRNA ligase subunit beta yields MNISYNWLKKYLDFNLSPDELAAALTSIGLETGSVEEIESIRGGLRGIVIGKVLTCVEHPNSDHLHITTVDLGDGAKTQIVCGAPNVAAGQTVVVATVGTTLYDGDKEFAIKKSKIRGVESFGMICAEDEIGVGTSHDGIIVIADDVKPGTPAAEFYGLTSDYVLEVDLTPNRIDAASHYGVARDLAAWMSAHTEAGNLHRPEVGAFAIDTPEGGITVDVENTDACPRYTGVTVRGVTVKESPKWLKDALSTIGLRPINNIVDITNYLLHGMGQPLHCFDVAKIAGNKIVVKNAKEGEKFVTLDGVEHTLDSRDLMICNTEVPMCIAGVFGGLDSGVTEATTDVFLESAYFNPTSVRKTARRHGLNTDSSFRFERGVDPNNTLYVLKLAALMVKELAGGEICGPLCDNYPSRIEPAEVSLSFEYFDKLIGKHIPADTIVSILNSLEMELTEVTDEKADMKVPTYRVDVTRPCDVAEDVLRIYGYNNVEISSSVRSALSSQSFEDQDNKLRNLISEQLTAEGFNEILNNSLTAEAYYTDLAAYPADHCVRLLNPLSNDLNVMRQTLLFGGLESLSHNINRKMADLAMYEFGNVYFFNPAVEATAEKVLAPYSEASRLAIWLTGALRPGNWARPEQPATVYDMKAVIANVLNRLGINPAEIKLAASSCALYSAALDINTRSGKNLGTLGVISKKLASKFDIKQEVIYCELDWHALVNLSLRKKVSYLPLAKTMPVKRDLALLLDKNVTLDQVEAIVRESERRLLRSVTLFDVYEGKNLPEGKKSYAIAITLQDDEKTLQDKQIEAVMNKVIGNLTKKLGAELR; encoded by the coding sequence ATGAATATATCATATAACTGGCTTAAGAAATATCTTGACTTCAATCTCAGCCCCGACGAACTCGCGGCCGCACTCACCTCAATCGGTCTTGAAACCGGCTCGGTCGAGGAGATTGAATCAATCCGCGGTGGCCTCCGCGGCATCGTAATCGGCAAGGTTCTCACCTGTGTCGAGCATCCCAACAGCGACCATCTCCACATCACCACTGTAGACCTCGGCGACGGTGCGAAAACCCAGATTGTCTGCGGTGCGCCTAACGTGGCGGCCGGACAGACAGTTGTTGTAGCCACAGTCGGCACCACACTCTATGACGGCGACAAGGAGTTTGCAATAAAGAAATCCAAAATCCGCGGTGTCGAATCATTCGGAATGATCTGTGCCGAGGATGAAATCGGCGTGGGAACTTCGCACGACGGCATCATTGTCATTGCCGACGATGTGAAGCCCGGCACACCGGCTGCCGAATTCTATGGTCTCACTTCAGACTACGTGCTCGAAGTAGACCTCACCCCAAACCGTATCGACGCAGCATCTCACTACGGTGTGGCACGTGACCTCGCCGCATGGATGAGCGCCCACACTGAAGCCGGCAATCTCCACCGTCCGGAAGTCGGTGCATTTGCCATCGACACCCCCGAAGGGGGCATTACAGTTGACGTTGAAAACACCGACGCATGTCCCCGATACACCGGAGTTACAGTGCGTGGCGTGACAGTCAAGGAATCTCCGAAATGGCTTAAGGACGCTCTTTCGACCATCGGACTCCGCCCGATCAACAACATAGTCGATATCACCAACTATCTTCTCCACGGCATGGGGCAGCCGCTCCACTGCTTTGATGTGGCAAAAATCGCCGGCAACAAAATTGTGGTCAAGAATGCGAAGGAAGGTGAGAAATTCGTAACTCTCGACGGTGTGGAACACACTCTCGACTCACGCGACCTTATGATCTGCAACACCGAAGTCCCCATGTGTATCGCCGGTGTCTTCGGAGGTCTTGACTCAGGCGTGACCGAAGCCACCACCGATGTATTCCTTGAAAGCGCATATTTCAACCCGACTTCCGTCCGCAAGACAGCCCGCCGCCACGGTCTCAACACCGACTCGTCATTCCGCTTCGAGCGCGGTGTCGACCCCAACAATACTCTCTATGTGCTCAAGCTCGCAGCACTCATGGTCAAGGAGCTTGCCGGAGGTGAAATCTGCGGACCGCTCTGCGACAACTATCCGTCGCGAATCGAACCGGCTGAAGTCAGCCTCAGCTTCGAATATTTCGACAAGCTTATCGGCAAGCATATCCCCGCCGACACCATCGTCTCGATACTGAATAGCCTTGAAATGGAACTTACGGAAGTGACCGACGAAAAAGCCGACATGAAAGTGCCTACCTATCGCGTCGATGTCACCCGTCCCTGCGACGTGGCCGAAGACGTGCTCCGCATCTATGGCTACAACAACGTGGAGATTTCAAGCTCTGTCCGTTCAGCTCTCTCGTCGCAGAGCTTCGAGGATCAGGACAACAAGCTCCGTAACCTCATCAGCGAACAGCTGACCGCCGAAGGGTTCAATGAAATCCTCAACAATTCCCTCACAGCCGAAGCCTACTACACCGACCTTGCCGCTTATCCGGCCGACCATTGCGTCAGACTGCTCAACCCTCTGAGCAACGACCTTAACGTAATGCGCCAGACACTCCTTTTCGGAGGTCTCGAATCGCTCAGCCACAACATCAACCGCAAGATGGCAGACCTCGCCATGTATGAATTCGGCAATGTCTACTTCTTCAACCCGGCCGTTGAAGCCACGGCTGAAAAGGTTCTTGCCCCCTACAGCGAAGCTTCGCGTCTCGCCATATGGCTTACCGGCGCACTCCGTCCGGGCAACTGGGCACGCCCCGAACAGCCGGCGACCGTCTACGACATGAAGGCCGTCATCGCCAACGTCCTCAACCGTCTTGGCATAAATCCTGCTGAAATCAAGCTCGCGGCATCGTCATGCGCCCTTTACTCAGCCGCGCTCGACATCAACACCCGCTCAGGCAAGAATCTCGGCACACTCGGTGTGATATCCAAAAAACTGGCTTCGAAATTCGACATCAAGCAGGAAGTCATCTACTGTGAGCTCGACTGGCACGCACTTGTCAATCTATCGCTCCGCAAGAAAGTGAGCTACTTACCACTTGCCAAGACGATGCCGGTGAAGAGAGACCTCGCACTTCTGCTCGACAAGAACGTCACACTCGATCAGGTTGAAGCAATCGTCCGTGAAAGCGAACGCCGTCTGCTCAGGAGCGTGACCTTGTTTGACGTTTACGAAGGCAAGAATCTTCCCGAAGGCAAGAAGTCATACGCAATCGCCATCACTCTTCAGGATGATGAAAAGACCCTTCAGGACAAGCAGATCGAGGCCGTGATGAACAAAGTCATCGGAAATCTCACCAAAAAACTCGGTGCAGAGCTACGATAA
- a CDS encoding patatin-like phospholipase family protein → MRHLSLVAFAMICLSATLHAADNGSEPIPVVTAEGYMTAGGGIGTPPRPDRPSVGLVLSGGGAKGIGHIGFIQALEDNDIPIDYITGTSMGAIVGGLYASGFTPKEMLELIASKGFTYWSTGKIDPEYTYFYSSHHDTPSFVTLNLGKDSTQITSVLPISLINPIPMNYAFIEIFSPYTVQCGANFNNLFVPLRTVTSDVYAKHKVVLGRGPLSDAVRMSMSFPMIFEPILLNGVPMYDGGIYDNYPVDVMMDEFNPDFVIGSNVGSGKSAPDSRNMMDQLEEMIMQPNNYPFPTDKGVNVRINLDEFGLLAFDKYQEIYDIGYRRGLEVMDSIKAKIKVRVPKATVEASREKFKAATPEVKINKVSVHGGTTIENAYLRSAFGHRTEPMTLEEGRSAYYRAISSDKLQNFVPTPLYNVRDSMIDLSFDAIIKDPFSVGVGGYISSSTNSMLFFNAGYNTLNFNSIKTNLNAWLGQSYMAVEGDFSVTLNTRRPSALHLKIVSSRQKYHETEKLFYQIHEPDFIRKSETFVRAFYSTAPTLRSIFTTGIAYGHLTDRYHVDMSEGQSNPHHEKGIFDLGQFFALWEKNTLDNTYTPTSGIDLKASVSGMAGKYRYRPSGDTERNSERTISWIQAHVSASDYLDISKRFSLGLTGQALLSTRKLLPSYDASIVASEAFHPTPASYNSFNAKLRANSFLTAGIVPVLKLSGSFQVRGSFHCFLPLRKITYGLPDEANYEDAGSHTLAPSEATARYGKWLSNPEFFGEVQAVLALPFGSVSAYGNYTSAHDSNWNFGISIGAFILAPKFLH, encoded by the coding sequence ATGCGACATTTATCACTCGTGGCCTTTGCCATGATCTGCCTTTCAGCCACACTCCATGCTGCCGACAACGGTTCTGAACCCATTCCTGTCGTAACCGCCGAGGGATATATGACAGCCGGAGGAGGCATCGGGACACCGCCGCGTCCCGACCGCCCCAGCGTAGGTCTTGTTCTGAGCGGAGGCGGTGCAAAAGGAATCGGACATATAGGCTTCATTCAGGCACTCGAAGACAATGACATTCCCATCGACTACATTACAGGTACATCGATGGGTGCGATTGTCGGCGGACTCTACGCTTCGGGCTTTACTCCGAAAGAAATGCTTGAGCTTATCGCCTCAAAAGGATTCACTTACTGGAGCACAGGCAAAATAGATCCTGAATATACATATTTTTACTCCTCACACCACGACACTCCATCGTTCGTGACACTGAACCTCGGCAAAGACTCGACACAGATCACGTCGGTGTTGCCGATAAGCCTCATCAATCCTATCCCGATGAACTATGCCTTCATCGAGATATTCTCACCCTACACCGTGCAGTGTGGCGCAAACTTCAACAATCTTTTCGTACCGTTGCGCACGGTGACATCCGATGTCTATGCCAAACATAAAGTCGTGCTTGGCCGCGGGCCACTCAGCGACGCTGTCAGGATGTCGATGTCGTTCCCGATGATTTTCGAACCGATTCTGCTCAATGGCGTGCCGATGTATGACGGCGGAATCTATGACAACTACCCGGTCGACGTGATGATGGACGAATTCAATCCTGATTTTGTAATAGGCTCAAACGTAGGGTCAGGCAAATCCGCGCCTGATTCACGCAACATGATGGATCAGCTTGAAGAAATGATCATGCAGCCCAACAATTACCCTTTCCCGACCGATAAAGGAGTGAATGTCAGGATAAATCTTGACGAATTCGGGCTGCTTGCATTCGACAAATATCAAGAGATATATGATATCGGCTATCGGCGCGGACTTGAAGTCATGGATTCAATCAAGGCCAAGATAAAAGTGCGTGTCCCCAAAGCGACCGTCGAAGCATCACGGGAGAAGTTCAAGGCCGCGACTCCAGAAGTGAAAATCAATAAGGTGTCTGTCCACGGCGGAACGACGATTGAAAACGCCTATCTGCGCTCAGCCTTCGGACACCGCACCGAGCCAATGACTCTTGAAGAAGGACGCTCGGCCTATTACCGAGCCATAAGCTCCGACAAACTTCAGAATTTCGTGCCGACCCCTCTTTATAACGTGCGCGACAGCATGATAGACCTCAGTTTCGACGCCATCATAAAAGACCCCTTCTCCGTGGGGGTCGGAGGCTATATATCATCCTCGACAAACAGTATGCTTTTCTTCAATGCAGGCTACAACACGCTTAATTTCAACTCTATCAAAACCAACCTTAACGCTTGGCTCGGACAAAGCTACATGGCCGTGGAAGGGGACTTCAGCGTGACGCTCAACACCCGGCGGCCGTCGGCACTACACCTGAAAATAGTCAGCTCACGTCAGAAATATCATGAGACCGAAAAGCTGTTCTATCAGATTCATGAACCTGATTTCATCCGCAAGTCGGAGACATTCGTGCGGGCATTCTATTCGACCGCTCCTACGCTGCGCTCGATATTCACGACCGGCATCGCCTACGGACATCTGACCGACCGCTACCATGTAGACATGAGCGAGGGTCAATCCAACCCTCATCATGAGAAAGGCATCTTCGATCTCGGTCAGTTTTTTGCATTGTGGGAGAAGAATACACTTGACAACACCTACACCCCCACTTCAGGCATAGATCTCAAAGCCTCGGTCAGCGGTATGGCCGGAAAATACCGCTATCGTCCGTCGGGTGATACCGAGCGCAACAGCGAACGGACCATAAGCTGGATTCAGGCCCATGTCTCAGCCTCCGACTATCTTGACATCAGCAAGCGGTTCTCTCTCGGCCTGACAGGACAGGCATTATTGTCGACACGCAAACTCCTGCCAAGCTATGACGCTTCAATCGTCGCGTCTGAAGCATTCCATCCGACACCTGCAAGCTATAACAGCTTCAATGCAAAACTACGCGCAAATTCATTTCTGACAGCCGGAATCGTCCCTGTACTGAAGCTGTCGGGGTCTTTTCAGGTCAGAGGGTCGTTCCACTGTTTCCTGCCGCTACGCAAAATCACCTACGGGCTGCCTGATGAAGCCAATTATGAAGATGCCGGAAGCCATACACTCGCTCCGTCGGAAGCTACCGCCAGATATGGAAAATGGCTGAGCAATCCGGAATTTTTCGGAGAAGTACAAGCCGTGCTTGCACTTCCATTCGGTTCTGTCAGCGCCTATGGCAACTACACTTCCGCCCATGACAGCAACTGGAATTTCGGCATTTCAATCGGGGCATTCATACTCGCCCCGAAATTCCTCCATTAG